GAACCTATGAGTCGTTTCGTCTTTGACGGAATCGATGTCGCCGTAAAGGCCGACCTTGAGCTCGGGATCTTGCTTGCCGCTGATCGCGGTGGTCAGATAGATGCGATCGCCCCAGATCACCGGAGAAGAGTGTCCGAGACCCGCAACCGGGACCCTCCAAAGGACGTTCGTCGTGTCCGCGACCGACCACTCCGTTGGCAGCGAGGCACCCTGGGCCACGCCGCGGGCGTGGGCACCCCGGAAGCCGGGCCAATTGCCGTCGACTTCAGCCTTGGCGGGTGCGACCAAGACCAGCCTGAGGCAGGTGAGACTGACGGCTAGGGCAACAGTGTGGCGCGAATTGCGGTGGCACATCCTGAATCCTCCTTGCGATTGACCCGGAGCGTCATTATGTACGGTACTGCACTCTCTCTCGTTGCCCGGAGGGTACACTGTCATCGATTGTCGACGGTGGCCGCCGAGGTCCGCCCATCCCCCGCGAGATGATTGCCAGGAGTGGCTTGCAGTTCCGCGCGGTTTCGACCTGGCTCGGGATTTGCTCTTATTTGGGCGATGAGGGCAGGTCGGATGCAAAAACGCACACAGCAGGAGGCTTGATGAGACCCGCAAAGTACTTTTTGTCCGCGCTCGCGCTTGTTGCGGCCTTTCCGTTCTCGGCGACAGCTCAGGAGAGGAGCGCCGGTACGTTCGAGGGCGAAGTCAGTGTCAACGAGGTCCTCCTCGACGTCGTGGTCACAGACAAGAACGGCAACGTGATTCTGGGTCTCGACCGCGACGACTTCATCGTCGAAGAGGAGGACGGCGTCGTGGAGCTGACCGGCTCGACCTTCTATTCGAATCGCCAACTGGTCGATTCGAGCGACGTTGCCGCGACCTTGAAGATCTCCCCCGATGAGATGCCGGTGGACCGCTACTTCATCCTGTTCCTCCACGACCAGCGCCTCGCCGCACCCAGCCTCACCACCAAGTACATGGATCTGGCGCGACGCGCCGAGACGTGGATCCGAACCGAGCTTCTTCCCAACGACTGGGTCGCGGTTGTCCGCTACGACTTCAAGCTCAAGGTCTACACCGACTTCACCCGGGACAACGAGCAGCTCGCGCAGGCGATTCACGACGCGGCCCGAGGCAAAAATCCACCGGAAGTCTGGCCCTCGCGCCTCGAGGAGCGGCGGTCGGAAGGCCCCTCGCTGCTGGCAAACCTGCCCCAGGGCAAGGAGCTCCGGCGCCAGACCAAAAGGCTCTACAGCGGCCTCGAGATCCTCGCCGAAGCCGCGGGCAACGTAGTGGGCCGCAAGAACCTGCTCTTCTTCAGCGCGGGTTTCGGTGAGGTCACCGGCTTCGGCACCGTCCTACCGGACGAACGCTACTACGACGACATGGTGCACACCCTCAATGACAACAACCTTGCCGTCTACTCGATCTCGGTGCTCACCGGCATCGACTTCGCCGGACAGCTGCTCGTAAATACCAGAGGCGTGCAGGACAGCATGAACGTGCTCGCCATCGACACCGGCGGCGAATACCTCTTCAACCACGTGAGCTTCGAGGCTCCCCTGGCCGCGGTACTCGAAGAGAACAGCGGCTACTACCTGCTCAGCTACAGTTCAGAGACACCGGCCGGTCAATCCGGCTACCGGAAGGTCGAGGTCAGAGTGAAGAACCCCGATCTCGATGTAAAGGCTCGCGAGGGCTATCGATTCGGAGCCTAGGAGCCGGAATCTGACTCCGTAAAGCTCACCAACAGCACGGTCACGTTGTCCGGGCCGCCGCCGTCGTTGGCCGCGCCGATGAGCGTCGCGCAGCGCCCGTCCAGGGTGCCGCCGCCGCCGAGTATCTCGGCGATCTCTTCATCCTCGAGAACGCCGGTCAAGCCATCCGTGCAAAGCAGAAAGAGATCACCGGCCTGCACATCGTGGGCAGATTGGTCGACGACGAGCTCCGCCTCTCCGCCCAGGGCGCGAGTCACCACATTCCGAAAGGGATGGCTGCGAGCCTCGTCCAGCGAGAGCTCTCCCGCTGACACCTGCTGACCGACCCAGGTGTGGTCCTCGGTCAGTTGCTCGAGCCGGCCGCCGCGGAGACGATAGGCCCGACTGTCGCCGACATGAGCGATCACCGCGGTGGCGTCCCTGGACATCATCGCGACCATCGTCGCTCCCATTCCGGCCAGGTCCTCGTT
Above is a window of bacterium DNA encoding:
- a CDS encoding Stp1/IreP family PP2C-type Ser/Thr phosphatase, which codes for MGRSRSTNEDYFAIRPESGLFLIADGMGGHGNGEVASRLVTLSVCESIEAVPRKAWGRKGSLEPFGDELRKALVRANQAVFKAVEENEDLAGMGATMVAMMSRDATAVIAHVGDSRAYRLRGGRLEQLTEDHTWVGQQVSAGELSLDEARSHPFRNVVTRALGGEAELVVDQSAHDVQAGDLFLLCTDGLTGVLEDEEIAEILGGGGTLDGRCATLIGAANDGGGPDNVTVLLVSFTESDSGS
- a CDS encoding VWA domain-containing protein, coding for MRPAKYFLSALALVAAFPFSATAQERSAGTFEGEVSVNEVLLDVVVTDKNGNVILGLDRDDFIVEEEDGVVELTGSTFYSNRQLVDSSDVAATLKISPDEMPVDRYFILFLHDQRLAAPSLTTKYMDLARRAETWIRTELLPNDWVAVVRYDFKLKVYTDFTRDNEQLAQAIHDAARGKNPPEVWPSRLEERRSEGPSLLANLPQGKELRRQTKRLYSGLEILAEAAGNVVGRKNLLFFSAGFGEVTGFGTVLPDERYYDDMVHTLNDNNLAVYSISVLTGIDFAGQLLVNTRGVQDSMNVLAIDTGGEYLFNHVSFEAPLAAVLEENSGYYLLSYSSETPAGQSGYRKVEVRVKNPDLDVKAREGYRFGA